Proteins from a genomic interval of Candidatus Binataceae bacterium:
- a CDS encoding SDR family oxidoreductase codes for MAAALITGASSGLGEEFALQLARAKCKLVLVARREDRLRDVAERAKKAGAPSATIICSNLGRSDAAHEIHRQVTGAGIAVDYLVNNAGFGTHGNFAQVPLDREIEQINLNVSALVALTRLFLPGMVAAKRGHIINVASTAAFQPVPWMATYAATKAFVLSFSEALSSELQGTGVTVLALCPGPTRTEFQQVAGVEDSGVPSFAYMDAATVVRQGIDSAKRGKALRINGFVNSLMAQSTRFAPRALVRRIAGAMFRGDA; via the coding sequence ATGGCAGCCGCTCTTATCACCGGAGCGTCAAGCGGGCTGGGCGAGGAATTCGCGCTGCAACTTGCTCGCGCGAAGTGCAAGCTGGTGTTGGTCGCACGCCGTGAGGATCGCCTGCGTGATGTCGCCGAACGAGCGAAGAAGGCCGGCGCGCCGAGTGCGACAATCATCTGTTCAAACCTCGGTCGTAGCGACGCTGCTCACGAAATCCACCGGCAGGTTACCGGCGCCGGCATCGCGGTGGACTATCTGGTAAACAATGCCGGTTTCGGCACGCACGGCAACTTTGCTCAGGTCCCCCTCGATCGGGAGATTGAGCAGATAAATCTGAACGTCAGCGCGCTGGTCGCGCTCACGCGACTGTTTCTACCCGGGATGGTTGCTGCTAAACGTGGACATATCATCAACGTAGCCTCGACGGCGGCGTTCCAGCCGGTCCCCTGGATGGCGACCTATGCCGCTACCAAAGCCTTTGTCTTGAGTTTCTCTGAGGCGCTCTCGTCCGAGTTACAGGGCACCGGGGTCACGGTTCTCGCCCTTTGCCCCGGGCCCACGCGTACCGAGTTCCAGCAGGTCGCAGGGGTCGAGGACTCCGGCGTTCCGTCCTTCGCCTACATGGATGCGGCAACCGTGGTCCGGCAGGGAATTGACTCGGCCAAGCGCGGAAAAGCCCTTAGGATCAACGGCTTTGTCAATTCGCTGATGGCCCAATCAACTCGTTTTGCGCCGCGCGCTCTGGTGCGCCGGATTGCCGGTGCGATGTTCCGGGGAGATGCCTGA